In the Drosophila gunungcola strain Sukarami unplaced genomic scaffold, Dgunungcola_SK_2 000001F, whole genome shotgun sequence genome, one interval contains:
- the LOC128261447 gene encoding serine/arginine repetitive matrix protein 2-like, giving the protein MPKRRREHKRRKESYSGGGRGGGGGGEGGGGAPSVRIRSLKPTNASESSDGEGSESSASYSNYSSSGTSRSSSYTSSSGSSSSVSTSEDSEEEPEEAAAAKRAKRSCCHHRHHRRHRRHHHHHSPPRHHSHRRHGRPSGHRRHRSDHGRSSKRLSGRVSRRGAAPATKTAVVVNEAMPSTSGSQPAAIQIPAPISLPVPLPIAAELTTQPQPVPAPVPAPAPASTPAPAAPLAKELRLEQQLKYQQRKSRTRCSGSQAQAQAHVQVQAQIPAKTTTKSVANAGSICAAATVPMAGGARPSGTKVVPISSANSNASKSTSQVRNPVASGSHAKAPAKTSQPNSNVSHADSNGKSPMRKDSSNSSNAKMRASNGERPRRSSATPPGPGSRRQWGNGRNNDHTENQCKQRRNDVYEERGGSEGEGSGGGSGRGGGEKGGGGDRGGPRGGGPHDRPDAVGNQTAYRNGKHAIKFSQPVHSVRLHIKGLTRQVSKEHITEIFGHFGALTAVDFPMDRFHGRYGRGYAFVEYARPEDCACAIKHMNGGQIDGKRITVSAFRESKLKDPCRHYRRYSPVNYRRQRQRHGPPSRSRSRSRSYYQFRSMSRSRSRSRSFPRSRSRSRSSGSQSRSGSRYNRRYRSRTRPGSRSP; this is encoded by the exons ATGCCCAAGCGTCGTCGGGAGCACAAGCGACGCAAGGAGTCCTACTCCGgcggaggacgaggaggaggaggaggtggagaaggaggaggaggtgccCCCAGCGTGAGGATCAGATCGCTCAAGCCCACGAATGCCTCTGAGAGCAGCGATGGGGAGGGCAGCGAGTCCAGCGCCTCTTACTCGAACTACAGCTCCTCGGGAACCTCCAGATCCTCCAGCTACACCAGCTCCAGCGGCTCCTCCAGCTCCGTCTCGACCAGCGAGGACTCCGAGGAGGAGCCGGAGGAAGCAGCCGCCGCCAAGAGGGCGAAGCGCTCGTGCTGCCACCACAGGCACCACCGACGCCACCGGCggcaccatcaccatcactcGCCGCCGCGCCATCACTCCCATCGCCGCCATGGGCGCCCATCCGGCCACCGCCGCCATCGCTCCGACCACGGACGCTCCTCGAAGCGTCTGTCCGGCAGGGTCAGTCGCCGAGGAGCCGCCCCCGCCACCAAGACGGCTGTGGTGGTCAATGAGGCAATGCCCTCCACCTCCGGCAGCCAACCGGCGGCCATTCAGATACCGGCCCCCATTTCGCTGCCCGTGCCGTTGCCCATTGCGGCCGAGCTCACCACCCAGCCGCAGCCCGTGCCGGCTCCAGTTCCGGCTCCTGCTCCAGCTTCAACCCCTGCTCCCGCTGCTCCGTTGGCCAAGGAGCTGCGCCTGGAGCAACAGCTCAAGTATCAGCAGCGCAAGTCACGCACGCGCTGCTCCGGCTCCCaggcccaagcccaagcccatgTGCAAGTCCAAGCCCAAATCCCGGCCAAGACCACCACCAAGAGCGTGGCCAATGCCGGCTCCATCTGTGCGGCGGCCACTGTGCCCATGGCCGGAGGAGCCAGACCCAGCGGCACGAAGGTGGTGCCCATTTCCAGTGCCAATTCCAATGCCAGCAAGTCGACCAGCCAGGTCAGGAACCCAGTAGCCAGTGGCTCCCATGCGAAGGCTCCGGCAAAGACCAGTCAACCCAATTCGAACGTCAGCCATGCGGACTCCAATGGCAAGTCACCGATGAGAAAGGACTCCTCCAACTCCTCCAATGCCAAGATGAGGGCATCTAACGGTGAACGACCGCGTCGCAGttctgccacgccccctggtCCGGGCTCAAGGCGTCAGTGGGGGAATGGGCGGAACAATGACCACACTG AGAACCAGTGCAAGCAGAGGCGCAATGATGTTTATGAAGAAAGAGGAGGATCCGAAGGAGAAGGATCAGGAGGAGGATCCGGAAGGGGAGGAGGAGAAAAAGGAGGAGGCGGAGATAGAGGAGGACCAAGAGGAGGTGGACCCCATGACCGTCCCGACGCCGTGGGCAACCAAACGGCCTATCGCAATGGCAAGCACGCCATCAAATTTAGCCAACCCGTGCACAGTGTGCGCCTCCACATCAAGGGACTGACCCGCCAGGTGAGCAAGGAGCACATCACCGAGATCTTCGGCCATTTTGGAGCCCTCACGGCCGTCGACTTTCCCATGGACCGCTTCCATGGACGCTATGGGCGTGGCTACGCCTTCGTCGAGTACGCCCGTCCCGAGGACTGCGCCTGCGCCATCAAGCACATGAATGGCGGCCAGATCGACGGCAAGCGGATCACGGTGTCCGCCTTCCGGGAGAGCAAGCTGAAAGATCCGTGTCGCCACTACCGCCGCTACTCGCCGGTCAACTACCGCCGTCAGCGCCAGCGTCACGGCCCGCCGTCCCGCTCTCGCTCTCGCTCTCGCTCATACTACCAGTTCCGCTCCATGtcccgctcccgctctcgcTCGCGGTCCTTCCCACGCTCCCGCTCCCGATCCCGCTCCTCTGGCTCGCAATCCCGGTCAGGATCGCGCTACAATCGCCGCTACCGCTCGCGCACCCGTCCCGGATCACGTTCGCCTTAG